A genomic segment from Salvia splendens isolate huo1 unplaced genomic scaffold, SspV2 ctg686, whole genome shotgun sequence encodes:
- the LOC121790963 gene encoding aspartic proteinase CDR1-like, with protein sequence MDREPTSLPQQLGTGIKNRFSYCLSPTTSSYVRFGDEAVIQGRNVQRTPFLETKNKRSVTSYALPLMDLSINGRRLGEVPEGIYIDSGSSLSLLETSVYVALCGGATLPTMFFHFTAAPANLFFFPGGNVLCLAALESKTISILGSFQQRNVRFVYDLQQKMLSFAPEECSRD encoded by the exons ATGGACAGGGAGCCGACGTCATTGCCCCAGCAGCTCGGCACAGGGATCAAGAACCGGTTCTCCTACTGCCTCTCCCCGACCACGTCCTCATACGTCAGGTTCGGGGATGAGGCGGTGATCCAAGGGAGGAACGTGCAGAGGACGCCGTTCCTCGagacaaaaaataaaaggagTGTTACTAGCTACGCCCTCCCGTTGATGGATCTCAGCATCAACGGGAGGAGGCTTGGGGAGGTTCCCGAGGGAATCTACATAGATTCCGGATCCTCATTGAGCCTGCTGGAAACGAGTGTGTATGTTGCT TTATGCGGCGGCGCGACTTTACCGAcaatgttttttcattttacgGCTGCGCCGGCGAATTTGTTCTTCTTTCCGGGCGGGAATGTGTTATGCTTGGCGGCGTTGGAGTCgaaaactatttccattttggggtCGTTTCAGCAGAGGAACGTGAGGTTTGTGTATGATTTGCAGCAGAAGATGCTGTCGTTTGCTCCTGAGGAATGTTCTAGAGACTAA